The Syngnathoides biaculeatus isolate LvHL_M chromosome 1, ASM1980259v1, whole genome shotgun sequence region CAATAAgtgttgatatgtcagtctctattctggcttttttggctttgaggcagtagagatgaaacgTGGGCAgcaatgccaaatgtagccaggtacgaagtcttcctttccccacagtggtagtttttagcaatgtcactgtctgggaacatgactgcaaacacttttaaattattttcgcaagatttgtaactgtaatggctgcagatcacttttaaagtccacacgatctctgcctttaacgagtccgtcttcgtgtattgaactatgttcataaagcctgacttctggctggttgaagtcgatggctgaaCAACTGtcggtgcgcatgcactgccagtaccactgcctaaagttgatgcttcactatcttgatattttagaaacaaattcataccaacggaagatgagagtcttcgccaaatcagcgtctCTTCTGTTTTTCCAGtgtgactccagcgctttgacgtccatttttcaagctgggaactctgcttgcacagatggcagtaaaacatgtgccgatcttttggatcttgacgaacccagctcccaaactccttactttcaacccaagcatcttgaaaaatgcacttccccatgatacaagttggatcgatgaatgAACTACAccacgtcgtaacgaagacgaagtgaaaggcctactcacggaaaaaacaatggaatatcgacaagatggcgactagttgtcaacacggtgacttccgttgacaatttccggctgttttggatgcTAGACGgatcgttattttttttttttaaataaaagattatttttttagttatttatttttttagggagaatttttaGAGGtcttccctttgattttttttaatttaaggcctttttaggggcttggccGGTTTTCGCGggtttttaaggacttttaggagcccctaaatgcaccttcgaaaatttaggcgtttttagggacttttagggccgcgtgcgaaccctgatcaaggttctggtgtggcctagccagtctccagacctaagaaaatctttggagggagctgaaactccatgtttctcagggacagcccagaaacctgtctgatctagagaagatctgtgtggaggagtggatcAAAATCCCCCCTGGAGtgtttgcaaacctggtgaacaactacaggaaacgttcgaCCTCTTCAATTACGAATAAAGGCTActataggtgttcaaatacttatttgcagctgtatcacacaagtaaatcatttaaaaaaaaaaaatcacacattgtgatttatggatttttctttttacattatctctctcacagtggacatgtacctacgatgaaaatatcagacacctccatgatttctaagtgggagaagttgcaatatagcagggtgttcaaatacttattttcttcactgtatcagaatcagaatcagctttattggacaAGTATTAGAGTTTTATGACATCATGATGTATATTGATTCAGGTGaggtatttttgttcataaagtGTACATGGAGAAGTTGCAAAGTCAATGCAGTGATTGAAAATACAATTTCTTCACCCCTTTGAAAGCAAATGGGTGAGGGGTGAACTCATATAATATGACTTTACACCAAACAGACTTAAGTGTGTGCAAGCATACAGATAGATAGCTGGATTTGAGCATTTTTAATTCCATTCTGAACAAAGTCAGTGAAGGAATTTTGGGTCAGTCAGCTTTCCTAATCGCTCGGTAGATTGGGACAAAGGGCAACCTATATATGTTGACGCTTAACCTTTCAAAGCCTTAACTTTAAATTCACCACACAGGTTATTTGCCTTCTAAAGAGCTACGTAAAGTCAATGATTCATTGGTGGTTATGGTCAAAATTTCCCAGTATGGGATGTGATCACTGGGCTGAATTTTCAGGCTTGCAATCCAGTACACTGGATCTCTTGTCCTTGGGGTCTTAAATATGCAAGGGTGGGTCTTCTCTGCGAATTGGTTGCAGATTGCTTGTGAAGGCTATGCTTTATTTTAGATGGAAATAGGAGGGGGGTTAGGTGGTGGTGGGTTTGGGGGACCAAAACTATTCAATAAGAGTCCAAGAGTCCCACTCCCAACATTTTTCTGTTCCGCATTTGCACGGTGAACCCTAAGgttttataaattaaaaatatataaacgcATGAAAATGCTGCAAACTGAAGCATTTTCACTGTATAGACAAAAATCAGAGAGTACAAGGAAAGGAACTGTTGGATAGACTTCATACGTGACTGAATCACTTGACTACCCTCACCCATGTGACCTCATGTAACTTGGAGAGAAATATTGTGCATGGATTAGAAGGATAATGAGCCATTTAGAAAACCTGAATTTAATAGAGTGCTGACAAAGACCAAAATTACAGCACCAGGTATGCCTCAAATATGTTATTTAAAGATTTGAAAGAACCATAAGGATAGTTTCGGACCCCattataataaaaatgtagGAGAGTGCATAGCTGTCAGAAAGTTGGAAAAAAGatataaacaattaaaaaaaacaagagggtCACATAAAACCAGATAGAATTTTATATATTATGCATAAAATCAAATGAGTGTAAATTCATGGGAAAAATGATTACTGATATACTcatatatttgtaaaaaaaaaatacaagtacctAAAAATACACAGTGTGGTTTTAAAAGGCGAAGAGAGTATGTTGTTCCTAACTATTTTGATCCACTGAAAGTGTATGACATGATGTGTGGAGAAAgattattaatttaattaagtAAATTGGGGATCAGAGGGGAAGATTAGAGCTGGACTAAAGATTTTCCAAAGGCCAAAAACAATTGGAGTACGAAAGACATATTCAGGCAGCATGGTGAGGCAGCTGTAGagggttggtctcacagttctgagtacagagtttcaaatcccggacccaactgtgaggagtttgcatgttctccccatgcctgcgtgggttttctccgagcactccggattcctcccacatcccaaaaacatgcaacaattggacactctaaattgtgtgattgtgagtgggactcctgtctgtctccatgtgcccaggaattggctgacaaccagtttagagtgtacctcgcctcctgcccaatgacacccgggataagctccagcactcccgggaccctcgtgaggataagcggctcaaaaaatggatggaagaaataCTCACGTAAATATGTACAACTGAACATCACAAGGAAGTATTATTAGTTCACTGTTATTTTAATGAATGGTAAATTATGGTTTGGGGAATAGGGAATGAGATGAATGCATTAGTTTATGTCACACTGTATGACAAACGTTCACGATGGCAACcaaccaaccatccatccatcttcgaaGTTTATCCTCAGTAGCCAGCCTTAAATACATAATCCATCAAGGGGTGAGAGTGACATCTACTGTGATAATCGTGAAAGTGCATGAGTTTTTAAATTTACCTCGAGATACTATTGAAAAAGGGACTTCTGAATCTGTGCGTTCAAACCGCCAgccaattttttacatttattttcaattgctGAAACACTCTCCTTGAAACCAACACCCAGTGTCTCAATAACTCAAACAAAAatcagcaaatgaaaaaaaaaaaaagacacttcctGAAAAACCAAAACTGCAGAAATAATCTCTAATGTTCACAATAGCATTTTTGcataacaaaaacattgtttagCAATGGTGgttgaaaacaaaagacaaatacCAAACAATACTAGGCTTACaagtaaaattgaaaaatgatgTAATGAAATAACTAGTGCACAAGACTAAATAGTTATTTTGCAAACGTACATGATCCAAACAGCGATTGGATCAAAGCATAATTGTGGGAAATTGTACAATTCAAACTTGGGCACGGCGGTTCTTCTGATTGTACTGAATCACTTCAATCAGTTTAAAAACATTCGTTCACCGAATCAGTTCAGCTAATGTCCCAATCCAGGTTCATTCATCTGCCACCCCGGCTTTCTGCCCAGTCACCTGTCATCTGATTCGTGGAAATTGTCTTTGAATGttgagaagcaaaaaaataacaataataataaaaagactaAATATATTATAGACACGGAGGGAATGACATGTACCTACAGTATCtacatttattaatttacatttattttaaatacagtatgtatgcttgttttcatgtgcttgGTCGGACTCAAAATTAGCCGTTAGCATGAAGAAACAGCTGCTCATAAATGCTAGCCTTGAGAGGACATCAGGACTTGCGGCTAAAATCACTCGTGAGTACGATCACTGCAAAGTATGTAgttcattggggggggggggggaatcacttACTGTACTCGTGCATCGCTATTTTGCGGATTACAAGCAAAGAAATCTCATCCGTTCCTCGGTACACAAGTACAGCAGTTTGATTTAGTAATCACTCTTAAGTTCCTCAGTACACAAGCTCACTGGACAAATAACTGTTCGTTTAAGTCCCCTGCCTGCATATTTGTCGAAGATTCAGAAGTGACAGACCGCTTCAATAGTTGCATTTCCCCTCACGGCggccataaaaaaaaggaacgaaTCATTTCATAAATCTATTCAGTTCAGTTCGTTTACCAAAAAGATTTATTGGCAAAAGAAACAGGATGCGAGACTACCGGTAAGTTATTTTTCCTTCCTCCAGTTTGGTGACGATGTCGTCCTTGACGCCAACAGCTGGAACACGCATTTGTAGCGGCCTTTCGCAACATTACTCAACTCCGCTGTCAGATGAACGGTCTTCTGGAAGTTTCCGTTGGGTTTGGTAAGGTTCTCTCCCATTTCCACGTCCTCGTGTGGCTCCTCCCCGTCTTTCCTCCAAAATAGGGCGGTCGGGGGATGAGAGAAACCTGTCACACGACTGGAGAGGACTgcatccccccaccccacaaagtGAGGTACCTGTTCTCAGGAAGTCCATCCAAGTGGTCATGTGCTTCCTCAACAGGGAAAGACAAATCTCAGTGCAGCAATGCTTCTCCAACTCAAACGAAATCAAGTCTTCTCCATCGTAACTGTAATGTTGCCAGCCATCAACCTCATCGGTCTTGTCGTCCGATTCGCATCACCGACGTCACCTGGAACATCTGAATGCCTGTGTCAGGGCGTGGCCAGGCATGGGACTTCCTCCGGCAGGAGCTCCTCACCTGCGTGTCATTGGctctaatggacctttctgacctgccaagcactcgtacaataatagccaatcagatagccgcattgtcttagtGTCATTTGacctttttcaaatgtgagtgactgatgtatTAAGTATCATgcacatttaattaatattactgAATATTTTCCCCTATCATTATTGgagcaaatgaaaatttcacaaaagaatGTTAGCTcgagaaatgtacattttattgaaaacatttgtctatttcaaatattatgattttgaaaatatatgtaactctaaattgtccctaggtgtgatagtgagtgaggctttttgtctcaatgtgtcctgcgattatTGCTGGAAATGACATTGCtttaggattttaaaaaaaaatcatttagccAGTTTATCTCAACGGTGTTGTTTAAAGTATGGAGAGTTAGATAATCAGCCCCACTATCACCATAGTTATTCATTCAGTCTTCTTTCACATGGTGTGTTCTATTTTCCAATGAGAAATTAAACAGAAGCATGTAAATCTTAttgccccgtcacaccatgacgttctggccggCGTCCTATAGCGTTTTAGGAAacattggtagtcgcccatggtcgccgggatagctccagagtagcgtagtttccacgccagtgaacgtcaatgatcgctgggaatcggcggagaacaccAGTCCGgataaaaagttttgaacatgcacaaaagttctcactgagaccagtgttcatcaacgtttaattttaaagttcaagaacatccgtggaacgttttactaaggttcgctaagcgttgcacgcgtttgcctatcgttagtcagtcgtaactctagctttacttggttgttacttaatcgtttgctttgcagtgaacgactcactggcaacctgtcaacgcccactgaacaatcccctagcgcacacagcgtgtaaccaaagtgaaacgaacatcgtttggtgtccattgagcgtcattcgagcgtttcccgaacttctatgcatatgggtatataaaccgatgctttgtaaaagcatggtccatttaatattaagataCAGTAGAGATCACATAcaatggaagatccagaaagcagcagttcgttttcgcggaaaaactccaccagactattctcaacagcccggtccaggatcctgcaatcctttctctgcttcttttgtctctttgtcggacagtcctcactggggtttgcaaggtgtttagggtccccaggcagtgtcacatggtgcgtgacttcgcggacgtgctcttcctcctgctgttgtttttcctccaaacacattgctcgtgatgaaagaggttTAGCTTTCTTCCTAGCAGCgcgagttgctgaagtccgcgccctaactttttttctactcggcggcatgatggtcactgttctaactcaggACAACAACTGACTATGAattttccaacgttttagtgccggtcgaactgtaaaaattacacgccagcaaaacgcttttctgtagttatccatccattggtcacacgctcaacacactcgtcttacgttgacaaatcgctcacacgctaatggtttttaggggtatcttatttgatCGCTGTTGCACGCTCTTCGTGCGctacacacgttaatcacacggcaCATGTGTCATCCACGTTTGAGttcgctgaaaaatagaacgattgaaatgttcagaggacgttgaccagaacgtcatggtgtgacggagccttgaATAAGAAGTTTGTGTAAATATATCCACAGCTAATAGAAGAGgggctgcgtcaggaagggcatccggcgtaaaactgccaaacaaatatgcgttcatctaagatgacacactgtggggacccctaacgggacaagccaaacaGAAGACGAAGATTGTGTAAAAACAGAGCTATGGATACACATGAAGCGTGATCATGCTTATGAAGCCATtggtgtaacattttttttagtcctTTCTCATATAGAAAGGAAATTAATTGAAGTTCTTTGTTTATCTTAGCAAAGTAAACAATCTTTCTTAATCAGAAGCCTGCAAATTGAGGATTTTGCACAGTCCTTAAAATAGCTAGAATGTCACATTCATTTATAGTCAGGTTTAAGTCCGACACATTGGAGATCTCAAAAATTGTATCAATTGCAGTAgaaacttctttttcatttctacGATAGAGTGTGACATGATCTGGCACATGGGTGACAGTCATTTCTCTCTTTGTGTCAATGTTCATCACATTACTTGTTTTATGGTGTACAGCCAAAATTTGAACCACAAGTAGAAAAACTACAGTGACGCAGGGCACCCTTGTCTAATCCCTCTCGATAAATTAAATCTGTCATATATGCCACCCATTAGTTTGAGTGAGCTATTGCTTTTGTAGTATAAACTTTTGAAATGACTaaagtgacagaaaaaaatggatattcaACAGGTACAAAAGCTTTGTAGAAGTCCACAAAAAGTATGAAGCCTTCATCCTTCACCATCTCTGGACAATCCAATAATGTCAAATACTAGTCTGATATTATTTGCGATAGGTCTATTGTTCATGAAACCTGATTGggtttcatttaaatgtttattttttttggctgtATAGTTTATCAAGTTTTACTTGTAAAAGgctcctttttatttttcttcctttgtttAGATGTTGGGATCTTTGCGGGTAAATCTGTTAAAATTGGGGTAATCTTTAattcttctgcttttttttttttttgctttgacatcTTGAGTACCTCACTTAAACATTTTCCTACTTTATATTTAAGGAGTCCCCAATTCAATCCAAAGGTGCTTTTACCTAGTAAAATGCAATTAACtctcttgtttttatttgattttcatcaTTATGTCAAGAATATAAGGCACATCGTATTAAAGGCGCAGTCTATGCTGCAGATGCAATTTCTGTATTTAACACATACACAAAGCGCACTATATTATTGGGGGCAGGTGTGGTGGCGCTCATGGGGATATGAAGAACAACCGCAACTctatttttgtaagtagaagaaTAAGCTTGGCGTAACTTGCTCAGCGCTGCCTACCAGTCCTAGGAAAGCTGTGTTcatcatttgtcatccatcgctcTCACACCACTTGCAACTTCACATTGAATTCCCTATAAGCACTGATGTTCAGCAGTTACTTCGTCAAGCCTTCTGGAATAATTTGCTGCGTTTAACTGATATCTTGCAGTTTAAACTGTGCTTGATAAGCGTGTCTCTCCGTTGGTGCTATTTTTGGGGGTGCTTAGCCGAAACGTTGTTTTGCACAAAGCAAATACCCTTAGGCTGCCTTTAGGGTCCTCTAAcatgcagttcagggtgtaccctgcctcctgcccgttgactgcggagatgggctccagcactgccacgacccttgttaggataagcaggtaagaaaatggatggatggatagatacaaACCAGTGACAAGCAAATCAGTGAAAATTGGTAAAGCAGGCAAAACCCTCCAGTTTTATTTAACAGACATATAAGACCCCAATGAGTTTTCAGACGCCAccattgaacccaggtcctcagaactgtgagaccaatgctttacagctgtgccactgtgccgcctgcaAATCTTGGTGGGAAAGCACTCACAGGTGACGCAGCACTTGTGTTCCAGCACTTTGAGGAAGAAGAACAGAGCATATAGTGCACATGAATACACATCATAATGTTCCTTTAACAATTTCCAGAATGCAAAAAACATCCATGTGCGCCTACTCACTGTATGGCAGCTGCCCCATCACACTCGGATTTGATCATGGGAGCAGAGGAAACAACAGAGTCACCGGAATTGGCTGAGGGAGTGCAAACACGCGATGAGATGGGAATGAAAACAAGTCTGACTCGTGAAGAAGTCAGAGCTGCTCCACCAAGGCGCTTGCTGTCAAATTCATCGCTCCATTTGCATATGGGGAGGTATATTATAAATGTTTTGTGTTCACACCCTCCACATGGGTGAACAGTGGTGTACAGTCAAGTCTACATTGTTCATTATTAGCTGACTTTTTTATGTCCAAGTGAGATGCCACCACCACATTTTCTGAACACAGATCTAAATCAGACCTTCACAGGACCGCCGTGTTTAGTGTGACTcataaaaaacagaaatgttttACTTACAAGGTTTTGAATATTTGCCTGAAATGAAAGACAGAACAGTTCCATTGCTTTTAATCACAAATGCaaagacaaatgttttattttcatcttctgGACAGACCAAACTTTTAcatctctcaccttgtctgtCCCTGGAGCACTTGGCAAAGACCACTGCCCCAACAATGACCACCAAAAGAATGAGGACCACCAGAGGAGTGAGGATCACCATCATCTTCTTTTCATTGTCTTTTACATAAAAGCAACAGGGAGAGTCAAAATGCTATGAAAGTAATGGAATTAGTGTTACTAGATGAGATACACAAATAAGACTGCATTACTGAGAAGAAATTGCATTTAAAACGTGGGGCAGCACGTCCGGGACAGGCCAACAACAATTGCCGCAGTTTCAAGTTTGACAAGTTTTTTCATAGATGATATAGCAAGACCCCGTCTTGTGAATGGTGAACAAATCAGCCTGAAGAACAACTTTGTAATTGTTTACAAGAACATATgttacaatcatttttgtttctggcatttccttttttttttttttttttcttcaacacaaACATCAAAGAATTATCTCCATAGCCAATCATTTTGCCTGTGCTGCCGATTTGTAGCTACCTTTCAGAAAACCAAATTGGTCATTGAAATTTGGCTCAAGTTTGATAAATTACATTGTGCCTGCTTAATTAATCAATTTGCATATGTTGTactcctgaaaaaaataattgcacacCCACTTGGCTGCTTCCACATTTGTTTGTGTAAGCAATTCATTTATTCCCATTTATGCAATGCAATGCAAACCTTTTGTAAATTAAGCCGAATGTGTGGTCACCTTGGGTGCGTGCGTTGCTCTGGATCCTGCTTCTTTCCAGCTTGGTGACAATCTCATCCTTGACCCCAGAGAACTGGAACACGCATTCGTAGCGGCCTTCCACATCGTCCGTTGTGTCCGCTGTCAGGTGGACCGTCATCTGGAAGGTTTCATCGGGGTTGGGGAGGGTCTCTCCCATCTCCACGTCCTCATGGAGCTCCTCACCGTCTTTCCTCCAAAACAGCGCGGCTACGCGGGGGTAGAAACCAGTCGCGTGGCAGGTGATCGGAGACGATGGAGTCTTCTGGAGGAGAGACACCTTGGGGAGCTCTGCACAGAAAATGAAAGATGGGCAAAACGTGTGAGGAGGAAAGATGGAAAGAATGTCCAAAAGGAAAACGTGGGGGTTAAAACATGAAGAGAGTAAGTGGAAAGAATGAAATAAAGAGAGaaaggaagtggaaaaaatgcaGGTTGTAATGATTGTCATAACATGCTAACATGACAGGATCGCACCTGTTCTCTTGAGGAAGTCCCTCCCGTTAACCACATGCTTCTTCAACAGAAAAGGGCAAATTTCAAAGATGACGTGCTTCTTCAACTGAGAAAATTCATCGTGGTCCCAATTGTGTTTGGTGATGAGAGCTCGTGGGCTAGATGTGATCCATCTCATTGTCTTAAAATCAAGAGAAATGAAGTCTTCTCCATCGTAACTGAGGCGATCCCAGCCATCGACCTCGCCAGTCTCTTCGTTCCATTCGCAGCCATTTATCGCCTGGATCATGTGAACACCTGAAAGCATCACAAAGATGCACACACGATCGTGGGACAGGATGTTCAGAGATAAGTAGCACTAACGTGGGTGTTTTGTAGTTGTATAATAAGTGTGCGAGCACATCAATTATATTTAACTAGTAAAAGGTTCAACGTAGGTGACAtgttggagcaactggttagatcgttgggctcacagtttagatctggggttcaaatcccgcccccgcctgtgttgagtttgcatgttctcccagtgcctgcataggttttctccgggcactctgatttcctcccacatccccaaaacatgcattcgttgGTGACTTTATACTCGCCttaggtgtgatcatgagtgcgactgttgtctgtctctatgtgccctgtgattggctggcaaccagttcagggtgtaaccccgcctcctgcccgatgacagcagggattcgctccagaactcccgtgaccctcgtgaggatatgtggctgaGATAAAGGCTGAATGAAAAGTTGAATGTAAGCAAACCTCCAGTTTGGTTGAAGCGCATCTTGGCGATTTCAATGCTCGCTCTAGAGATCCTTTCATTCTCTATACTCTCTCGTGTCTCCCTCTCCCAGTAGTGAGGCTCATCTGCTCTGATATTGTTCACCCAGTCCTGTTTGACATTCATTTTCTTGCTGTTGCTGTCATAGTGCGAAATTGGAATGCCGTCCAAATAGGCAACCTCCCAGTACGCTGGGATGTTCGGAATTTCAGAGGTTACTGTGAAATACATCAGCGTGTGAATCCCtgaaagaaaagagaaacaacaaaaatgacacacaTTTGACTCAACTTACATTCAGCAATTTTGTACCATTTGTGTTTTCAATTATCTTTTCCTCATTTGAAAC contains the following coding sequences:
- the LOC133503993 gene encoding class I histocompatibility antigen, F10 alpha chain-like, which codes for MADLPLTLKIKMSALFLVFAEIHSVTPGIHTLMYFTVTSEIPNIPAYWEVAYLDGIPISHYDSNSKKMNVKQDWVNNIRADEPHYWERETRESIENERISRASIEIAKMRFNQTGGVHMIQAINGCEWNEETGEVDGWDRLSYDGEDFISLDFKTMRWITSSPRALITKHNWDHDEFSQLKKHVIFEICPFLLKKHVVNGRDFLKRTELPKVSLLQKTPSSPITCHATGFYPRVAALFWRKDGEELHEDVEMGETLPNPDETFQMTVHLTADTTDDVEGRYECVFQFSGVKDEIVTKLERSRIQSNARTQDNEKKMMVILTPLVVLILLVVIVGAVVFAKCSRDRQGKYSKPSNSGDSVVSSAPMIKSECDGAAAIHAGTQVLRHL